CGTCCTCGGTCTCGTTCAACAAGCTGCGCAAGCGTCTGCTTCGCCAGACCCGACAGGCGCTCGACGATTTCGGCATGCTGAAGGGATCGAAGCGCTGGCTGATCGGTCTTTCCGGCGGCAAGGACAGCTACAGCCTGCTGGCGCTGCTCATGGACCTGCAATGGCGCGGGCTCTTGCCGGTGGAGCTCATCGCCTGCAACCTCGACCAGGGGCAGCCGAACTTCCCGAAGCACATCCTGCCGGAATACCTGGCATCGATCGGCGTCAAGCACCGCATCGAGTATCGCGACACCTATTCGATCGTGAAGGAGAAGGTGCCGACGGGGGCGACCTACTGTTCGCTCTGTTCGCGGCTGCGCCGCGGCAACCTCTATCGCATCGCGCGTGAAGAGGGCTGCGACGCGCTGGTGCTCGGCCACCACCGCGAGGACATCCTCGAAACCTTTTTCATGAACTTCTTCCATGGCGGCCGGCTGGCCTCAATGCCGGCAAAGCTCTTGAACGACGAAGGCGACCTGATGCTGCTTCGGCCGCTCGCCTATGCGGCCGAGGACGATCTCGCCAAGTTCGCCGCGGCCATGGAGTTTCCGATCATCCCCTGTGACCTCTGCGGCTCGCAGGACGGCCTGGAGCGCAATGCGATGAAGGCGATGCTTGCCGATATCGAGCGGCGCATGCCGGGCCGCAAGGACACGATGCTGCGTGCGCTCGGCCACGTGAACCCCTCGCACCTGCTCGATCCCAAGCTGTTCGATTTCCAGTCCCTCACACCGGAGCCCAAAGAATGAGCCATCCCGTCGACATTGCCGGCCTTGCCAACCTCCTGCAGGAAGCGGCGGTCAAAGAGATCCTGCCGCGGTTCCGCAATCTTGAAGCCGGCGACGTCAGGGTGAAATCGGAAGCCATCGACCTCGTGACCGAAGGCGACGAAGCGGCCGAGCGGCTGATCAAGGCGCGCATCGAGGACGTCGCGCCAGGCGCACTGTTCGTCGGTGAAGAATCGGTTGCCGCCGACCCTGCGCTGCTCGACAAGCTCGCCGATGCCGACCTCGCCGTCGTCGTCGACCCGATCGACGGCACCTTCAATTTTGCCGCCGGCGTGCCGCTCTTCGGCGTCATGGCGAGCGTCGTCGCCAAGGGTGAGACGGTTGCCGGCATCATCTACGACCCGCTCGGCAACGACTGGGTGATCGCCGAGAAGGGCTCCGGCGCCTGGATGTGCCGCGCCAACGGATCGCAGGAGCGCCTGTCGGTGACCGCAGGCGTGCCGCTCGAGGCCATGGTCGGCGGCGCTTCGACCGGTTTCTACCAGCAGGAAGCGCGCCGCGAAGTCATGGCCAACATGGCCAAGGTGCGCATCGCCACCAGCTACCGCTGCGCCGCGCATGAATATCGCATGCTTGCCGGCGGCCACATCCACTTCCTGATGTACCAGAAGCTGATGCCTTGGGATCACCTGGCCGGCACGTTGATTTCGCAGGAAGCCGGCGCCTATGCCGCCCGCTTCGACGGCTCGCCCTACCTGCCGTCCCATCTCAATGGCGGCCTGCTGCTGGCGACCGACAAGGAAAGCTGGGAGACGTTACGCCGCGAGGTCTTCACGGTCTGAGCCTTTCGAAGCGGCCCGAAAATGCGAAAGCCCGCCCGGAGCGATCCGGGCGGGCTTTTTGTTTGCCTTATGGCGACCGTTACATGTGGCCGCCGCCGTGATCCATGGAGACGTCCTTGTCGCCGGGATGGGTGAAGAGCTTGCCCTTTTCAGCCCAGAGCGTTGCAAGGATCGTCACCGTGCCGAAGAGCGCGAAACCACCGAACAGCGGCTGCAACGTGCCATTGAAGAGCTGCCCGACAGCGCCGCCGATGAGTGCGCCACCGGTCGTCGAAACGAAGCCGGTGATCGCCGTTGCGGTACCGGCCAGGTGCCCCATCGGCTCCAAGCTGATCGCGGTGAAGTTCGTTGCGATCACCGCGAAGAACATCAAGAGCACCGAGAACATCAGGTAGCTGACGACGAAGGCCGGCGTGCCGGAGAGCGACATCACGAAGCCTGCGACCGAAATCAACGTGAACAGGATCATCGAGACGTGCGAGATGCGGCGCATGCCGAAGCTGCGGACGAAGAAGCCGTTGGCGAAGTTCGCAACCGCGATGCCGCCGGCCGTGCCGGCAAAGGCGATCGGCAGCCACTCGCCGAGGCCGTAGACCTCGCCGAAGATCTGCTGGACGGTAACGATATAGGCGCAGATGACGGCGGTGAACATCGTCATGCCGATCATGTAGCCGCAGGTGATGCGGTTGGTGAGCACGGTCTTGAAACCCGACGCCACCGCGCCGACGGAGAGCGGCATGCGCTCCTCTTGCGGCAGGGACTCCTTCATGCGGGAAAAGGCCCAGACGAAGAGGATCGCGCCGATGATGCCGATCAGGATGAAGATCCAGTGCCAATTGGCATAGAGGATCACGAGCTGGCCGATCGAAGGTGCCACGATCGGCACGATCATGAAGACGATCATCACATAGGACATGACGCGCGCCATTTCGCGGCCGCCGAAGCAGTCACGCACGATCGCCATGGTGGTGATGCGGATCGCCGCAGCCCCGATGCCCTGGATGAAGCGCAGGATCAGCAGCGTCTCAAAGCTCTGGGTGAGGGCGGCGGCAAACATTGACACGGTGAAGAAGGCGAGCCCGCCGAGCAGCACGCGGCGACGGCCGAAGGCGTCGGACAGGCTGCCGAAGAAGATTTGCGAGATGCCGAAGCCGAGGAAGAAGACGCCGATGACCAGCTGGCTGTCGTTGGTGTTGGCGACGCTCAGCGACTGGCCGATCGCAGGTAGCGCCGGCAACATGCTGTCGATGGCGATGGCGACGCTCGCCGTCATGACGGCGATGGTGATGATGAATTCGACGATGCCCATGTTCAGGCGCTCGGCCCCCGAGACCCCGTCGACATGTTCGGATTGATTGGTGATGGTGGACATTGGGATAACCCGTAAATTCAATCTTTGGAAAAAGCTGGCCAGCGGTTTGGAGCGCTACAGCGACCTTTACGCGTCTCCAGAGACGCGTGGCGCGGTAGAGATCAGCCGGCCGGCTGATGGTGCGGTTTGAACAGCTTGCCGCGTTCGGCAATCAGGACGAAAACGAGGCCGATCGCAGCGACAGTGAAGTAACCGGTGGCAAGCGGAGTGGCCGTTCCGTCGAAGGACTGGCCGATGAAGGCTCCGATCACGCTCCCGCCGATCGTCTGCATGAAGCCGAGGACCGAGGACGCCGTGCCGGCGACGTGGCCGAGCGGCTCCATGGCCATGGCGTTGAAGTTTGGCGCGATCAGCCCGAACTGGAACATCGTGGCGCAATAGAGGACCACGAAGACCGGGAAGGGCAGCGGCGCATAGAGGGAGGCCGACATCCAGATGAAGCTAGCGAGCGTAAAGCCGCAGAGTGCCGCATGGGACAACGGCCGCATGCCGAAGCGGCGGACGAGGCGGGAGTTCGTAAAGGAAGCCACCGCCATCATACTCGCGAAAGCCGCAAAGACAAGCGGAAACCACACGCCCAGATCGTAAACGCCGACGAGCACCTGCTGCGCCGAGTTGATGAAGCCGAACAGCGCGCCAAGGATGACCGAGGTGGCGAGCGTGTAGAGCAGCGACAGCCGGTTGGTCAGCACGATGCGGAAACCGCTGAGGATCACCGACGGCGTGAAGGCGCGGCGGTGCGCCGGATCAAGTGTTTCGCCGAGCTTCGTCAGCACGATCGCGATGTTCATCACCGCATAAAGCGCGACGATGACGAAGATCATGTGCCATTCGGCAAAGCTGATGATGAGCTGGCCGATCGACGGGGCGATCACCGGGACGATCATGAACACCATCATGACCAGCGACATCACCTCGGCCATCTGCCGGCCGCCATAGACGTCACGGACGATCGAGATGGTGATGACGCGCGTCGCGGCCGCACCGGCGCCCTGTATGAAGCGCAGGGCGAGCATGAGGCCGAAGGTCGGCACGACGGCGATTGCGACCGCGCAGACGGCATAAAGCGCAAGCCCGGCCAGAAGCGGCGGCTTGCGCCCGAAGCGGTCGGACAACGGACCGAAGAACAGCTGCGCCACGCCCATGCCGAGCAGGTAGGCGGTGATGATGTATTGCCGCTCGTTTTCCGACGCCACGCCGAGGCTCGCGCCGATTTCCTGAAGACCCGGCAGCATGATGTCGATCGAAATCGCGTTCGTCGCCATCAGGGTGGCCATCAGCGCGATGAACTGGAATTTCGTGAGGCCGGGCAGGGCGTCGTCGTTGGTCGTGCTTGTCATTTCAAAAGTCCTAGCGGCGCGGTCAGCGCCAAGCGAAACGGGTCTGGGTCCGGGAGGTGCCGGAAAAAAGGATGTCGGCTGGCTTAATGCCGGTCGGCACAGAGATGTCAGGCGGGGGCGACCGGGCAGCCGCACCAATTGGACCGGGCCTGCATGAAACCGCGGGAGCATCGATCGGCAGCGACGGGGTCTTTTCCGTGCCGGGAGGCCGGAGCGGGAACCGTTGCTGCTTATGCCGAACGATCGCGACTGCTTCATGACAGGCCGAAAACTCGGCCCAGGCCTCGCTTCAGAACGCCGGAAACGTTACAGGAAGGAAGCCCGCTTTCACAAACATTCAAACGGTCATTGCGCGAACCAAGCGCGCAAAGCCTTTGGGAAAACAACGAAAATCGAAATCCGGACAGCGAGGTCCGAATCAAAAAAGGCGGTTACCCGCCTTCTCCGATGGATCGGGACAAGGCGTCCTTAGATCAGGCGGCAGCGCCCTTGACGGCGATACCCTGCTCGGAAAGGTGGGACTGAAGTTCGCCGGCCTGGAACATCTCGCGCACGATGTCGCAACCGCCGACGAATTCGCCCTTGACGTAGAGCTGCGGGATCGTCGGCCAGCTGGAATAGTCCTTGATGCCCTGGCGCAGGTCCGCGTCGGCGAGCACGTTGATGCCCTTGTAGTCGACGCCGATGTAATCGAGAATCTGGACCACCTGACCGGAGAAGCCACACTGCGGGAACTGCGGCGTACCCTTCATGAAGAGCACCACATCGTTCGTCTTGACTTCGTTGTCGATGAATTCGTGAATTCCGCTCATCCTGTCATCCTTCCTGCGCCGGCTTCAAGGGCCGGATATCGATTGGGTCTTAGATAGCATGCATATTGGTGATTTTCACCACCCAATCGCAACAAATATTGATGGTCCTCAAGATGTGGTTTTAATACCACTCAGGCCGTGCGGCGCCGCGTCTTGCTGCGCGCCGCCGACGTTTTCCGCCGACTGACCTGCTTCTTTGCCGGCTTGCGGAGGGCCGCCTCTAGAATGTCGCCAAGAAGACCGCCGCCACCGGAAGAGGTCGGCCGTGTCCGGCGCTTGGTCCGCTTGGTGGTGGTTCGCTTGACGCCGGTCTTCTTGAGGATTTCCTTCAGCGCACTGTCAACGACGCCGCTGACGAGTTCCTTGATCAGGTCAGCCACGCCAGCTTACTCCGGCGCGCTCGTCTGAAGTGCAAGGGCATGCAGCACGCCGCCCATATTGCCCTTCAGTGCGTTGTAGACCATCTGGTGCTGCTGCACGCGGCTCTTGCCACGAAACGCCTCGGCCACGACTTCGGCGGCATAGTGGTCGCCGTCACCGGCCAGATCGCGGATCGTGACCTTGGCTCCGGGAATCCCTGCCTTGATCATGTCTTCGATGTCGCCTGGTGTCATGGGCATGATACGCCAACTCCCTTTTTATTCTGCAACGTCAGCAACCTGCCGACGTTGTCCATGAAACAAGGGAACCACGATTCAGGGGCGGAACGCAATTGCTGAATTGGGTGAGGCAGGGCTGTTGCCAGCGTGAACACGATCAAATGATCGCTCCCGGCAGCGCCTGCAAGCCGGCACCGCAAAAGAGATATGGGAGCCGCAGAAACCGCAGCTCCCGTCCTCGATCTCTTAGTTTTCAGGCGCGACGTCGCCCTGCATGAAGTCCGGGAACCAGCCTTCATGGGCGGCGCGGAGATCCGCGACCGACACGGCCTTGGCATCGCCAAGCTTGACGGCGTCACCGCCGGTCTTGCCGATGACGGGGAGCGAGACGCCGGCAGCCTTCGCACGGGCGGCAACCGCATCGAGCGCACCGGCAGCAACCGTCACGACGTAGCGACCCTGGTCTTCGCCGTAGAAGGTGGCAATCGGATCATGGCCGGCCACGGCGTCGACCGAGGCGCCGATGCCCGAAGCCATCGCCATTTCGGCAACGGCAAGCGCCAGGCCGCCCGACGAGCAATCGTGCACGGCGGTGACAAGACCGTCGACGATCAGGCCGCGGACGAAGTCGCCAACCTTGCGCTCGTGCGCGAGGTCGACATGCGGTGCCGGGCCGTCGGTGCGGCCGTGGACGTCGCGCATGTAGACAGACTGGGCGATGTGCGAGCCGAGAGCGGCAGGGGCGCCGGCGACGAGGATCGTTTCGCCTTCAGCGGCAAAGCGGATGCGCGCCATCTTCGACCAGTCCTTGATCAGGCCAACGCCGCCGATCGTCGGGGTCGGCAGGATCGCCTGGCCGTTGGTCTCGTTGTAGAGCGAGACGTTGCCCGACACGATCGGGAAGTCGAGCGCGGTGCAGGCCTCGCCGATACCCTTGATGGCATGAACCAGCTGGCTCATGATTTCAGGACGTTCCGGGTTGCCGAAGTTGAGGTTGTCGGTGGCTGCCAGCGGCAGCGATCCGGTTGCCGTCAGGTTGCGCCAGCACTCGGCGACCGCCTGCTTGCCGCCTTCGTAAGGGTCGGCTTCGACATAGCGCGGCGTCACGTCGGACGAGAAAGCGAGCGCCTTGGAGGCGTGGCCTTCGACGCGCACGACGCCGGCGTCGCCGCCCGGCAGCTGCAGCGAGTTGCCCTGGATCAGCGTGTCATACTGTTCGTAGACCCAACGGCGCGACGAGTTGTTGGCCGAGCCGACGAGCTTGACGAGCGCGTCTGCGACATCGGCCTGCGGGATATCGTTGGATGCGAGCGGCGCAGCGGACTTTGCGGGGGTCCAGGGACGATCATATTCAGGGGCTTCGTCGCCCAGTTCCTTGATCGGCAGGTTCGCGACTTCTTCGCCCTGGTGCAGGATGCGGAAGCGCAGGTCGTCAGTGGTCTTGCCGACGATCGCAAAATCGAGGCCCCACTTGACGAAGATCGCCTTGGCGACTTCTTCCTTTGCCGGTTCAAGAACCATGAGCATGCGCTCCTGGCTCTCCGACAGCATCATTTCGTAAGCGGTCATGCGCTCTTCGCGCACCGGAACGGTGTCGAGGTCGAGCTCGATGCCGAGGTCGCCCTTGGCGCCCATTTCGACGGCCGAGCAGGTGAGGCCGGCTGCACCCATGTCCTGGATGGCGATGACGGCGCCGGTCGTCATCAGTTCGAGGCAGGCTTCGAGCAGGCACTTTTCGGTGAAGGGGTCGCCAACCTGAACGGTCGGGCGCTTCTCTTCGATCGACTCGTCGAACTCGGCAGACGCCATGGTCGCGCCGCCGACGCCGTCACGGCCGGTCTTGGCACCGAGATAGACGACCGGGAGGCCCACACCTTCTGCCTTGGAGTAGAAGATGGCGTCGCTCTTGGCGAGGCCGGCAGCAAAGGCGTTGACCAGAATGTTGCCGTTGTAGCGGGCGTCGAACTCGACTTCGCCGCCGACGGTCGGAACACCGAAGGAGTTGCCATAGCCGCCGACGCCGGCAACGACGCCGGAAACGAGGTGGCGGGTCTTCGGATGATCAGGCGAACCGAAGCGCAGCGCGTTCATCGCCGCGACGGGACGGGCGCCCATGGTGAAGACGTCGCGCAGGATGCCGCCGACGCCGGTCGCCGCCCCCTGGTAGGGCTCGATATAGGACGGGTGGTTGTGGCTCTCCATCTTGAAGACGACGCAGTCGCCATCGTCGATGTCAACGACGCCGGCGTTTTCACCCGGGCCCTGGATGACGCGCGGCCCCTTGGTCGGCAGCGTGCGCAGCCACTTCTTGGAGGACTTGTAGGAGCAGTGCTCGTTCCACATGGCCGAGAAGATGCCGAGCTCGGTAAAGGTGGGCTCGCGCCCGATCAGGCCAAGGATGCGCTCGTATTCGTCAGGCTTCAGCCCGTGCGATGCGATGAGGTCCGGGGTGATGGGGCGGGTGTTGGAAATCGTCATCGTCGACCGTCAAATCCTTCGGGCGGCGCGCAATCCACTAGCGAGGAATATGGCGCGTGCGAACCGCAACAGAAACAGGGGGCGCTTTGCGGCTTCTTTAACCTATGCTGCGACGCGGCGCGACAGAAAAATACGGGCGATCAACAGCGGTTGACGGCCGTACAAGGCATTGCAGAGGCCAATACGGCGGTCAGCGTCAGAACTTGTAGCCGAGCGCAAGGCCGGCGCGTGTCAGGCCGTTGTTGGGACCGTCGCAGAGATTGGCATGCGACGCATGCTCCACGGTCGCCGAGACGTTCCAGTGTTCGTCGAGGCGCACGCCGGCGGCGGCGTATTCGCGGAAGAGGAAGCGGCAGCCGAGTTGCGGACCGGAACCGTTGGGATCGTCGAGATCGCCGTCGTGAACCGTGCCGCCCGCGCCGAACTCCACGAAGAGCCGCTGCGTCATGTCGAAGGTCCAGCTCAAGCCGGCATAGGCCTGGTTGACGCCGTTCGACGCGGTGGCCACGGCTGCACCGGTATAGACACGCGGCCGCAACAGCTTCTCGCCGAAATCTGCCGCGCCATCCGCATTGAACGGATCGAAGTAGAGCGTGAACGACGGAAACACGCCGTCTTCCTGCTTGCCGCCGCTGGCGATCGATGTCGTCACGCCGAAACGCATTTCGTCGAAGACGCCGTCCTGAGCCAGCGCCGGCGCGGCGATGACGGAGGTGGTCGTGACGAAAAGGAGGGGTGCGATCAGCCGGGACGAGACCGGGCGAAACGGTAGCGGCATGCGAAATCCTTAGGGGGCGAATCATCTACGCGATACTGCTAAAATAGTATCTTGCGTAAGCTTGCGCGAAAGTCACCCCGTGGATTTCGATCGTCACTCGAAACTGTCGTAGCCGGCTCGGCCGCTGTCGAGCAGCCGCTTCAGTGTCTGGAAGCCAGCCCTAACTTCGGCGCGCTGGGGTGGCGAGGAGAAGCCGATGCGGATCCGATGGAAGACGCGATCGGTGCGGCCGGCCTTGAACTCGTCCTCGTCGTCGACGAGCACGCCTTCCTGCAGCGCCGCCTGCTTGAAGGTGCCGGACAGCCAGGGGTCCGGCAGCTTCATCCAGAGGAACGGAATGCAGGGATGCGAGGCGAACTCGATGCCCTCGAAGACTTCGCGCGCCATGGCCTCACGGGCACGAACCTCCTCGATGCCCTGGCTGCGCAAGGCGGCAGCCGAGCCGGAGAGCACCAGGCGCGCGCACAGTTCCGCAAGGATGAACGGCAGGCCGCCGCTGACCATCTTGTGGGCGATGCGGATGCGCTGGCCGAAATGCGGAGGGCAGGCGACCCAACCACCGCGAACACCCGCGGCAACGGACTTCGAAAGACCGCCGACGAGGAAGGTGCGTTCGGGCGCAAGCTCGGCGAGCAGCGGCGTCTGGTCGCCGGTCATGGCGCCATAGAGATCATCCTCGACCAGCCAGACACCGTATTTGCGGGCGATATCGGCGATCGCCTGGCGGCGGGCGAGCGGCATGACGGCCACCGTCGGGTTCTGCGCGCTCGGCATCAGGAAGGCGAGCTTGGGATGCTGCTGCGCACAGACGCGCTCGAAGTCGTCGGGGATCATGCCGAAGGCGTCGGATTCGACCAGCGTCGTGCGGCGACCGATCAGGCCGGCGCTGCGGCTGACCTGCGAATAGGTGAGGGTCTCGAAGGCGATGCGATCGCCGGGGGCGGTCACCGCCGCGATCACCGCCACGACGGCCGCATGGGCGCCGAGCGTCGGCACGATGTTTTCAGGCTTGGGACGAAAACCGCCGCGCGCCAGCCATTGGCACCCGGCTTCGAACCAATGATCCGGGAAGTTCCGCGCGTAGCTGGCGATGTCGGCGTGATGCTCGTGGCTGATCTCACCCAACACTTCGCTCAGCACCGTTCCCTGGCCGATGTCCGGCGCCGCTGTGCTGTCGAACCTGAGCTTGCCGACGGGCGCGACCAGGGGGCGGGTGCCGGCAAGCGACGTCGTCAGCGGATCCGATTGCTCCGGCGGCCGGCTTTCGGGATGGTCGAGCACATAGGTGCCGCGTCCGACCTCGCCACTCACCAGCCCGCGCTCGCGCACGATATTGTAAGCGCGCCCGATCGTGCCGATTGTCACCCCGATGTCGTAGGCGAGGTTGCGTTGCGGTGGCAATTTGGCGCCGACGGGCAGGGCGCCATTGCCAATTGCCTGTTCGATCTGGTCGGCGATCCGCGCGTAGAGCGGGCCATGACCTTGCTGAATGTCCGGGAGCCAATTTGTCATAGTGACAATTCTTTAGATTACAGCGCGAAATATGTCAATTATCACCGATACAACGATAGCAATCGCTGCATTGGGGTTATCAATGAGTACAATCGATACAATTTGTTTGTCCCGCTCGGAGGCGAAGTCCGCAGGCTGCACCGGCGCATTGCTGGGTGGCGACTATTCGGAAGAGCGCGAAAGCCTGCTGAAGCGTCTTTGGAGACTCTATTGCACGCTGGCTGCAAAGCGGCGCGGCCGGCTGGCGCTCGGGGAATTGAGTGAGTGGCAGCTCAAGGATATCGGCGTTTGCGAGAAAGACGCGCGCCAGGAATCGTCTGTCCCGTTCTGGCGCTAGCCGATCGGGTCGGAACGACCGTCCGAAATGCAAAAGGACCGGCAACCTTGAAGTCAACCGGCCCTTGGATCAATTCGACACGTTCAGCTTGGGCTATTTGCAGCCCTGTCCGCCAGCAGCCCAGCGCTTGATGTCGGCGGCCATGCGCGTTCCCGTCGGTTCGCTCATCAGCGGCCCGAAGGCCTGCAGGCGGGCCGGATTGCCCTCGGCCTGAACGACGGCGAGGGGGCGTGCCTCGGGCGACTTGCGCGGGACAATCAGGATGCGCGGACGGCCGGAGAAGGAGTTGAGCTCGGGCGCCAGGCGATAGGACTTGAATTCGGCGTCACCCGACTTGAACCAGCAGCTGTTGGCACCGAGCGCCACGCGTTCCATGGTCGGCAGCGCCGCCGTGTTCGGGCTTGGTGCCGGCGGCTTCGGCGACTGGCACGAAGACAGAAGCACAAGACCGAAGGCCGTGCAGGCAAGGCCGGTCAGGCGTGCAGGGGCAAATGAAGGCATCGACGGTCTCGCTCGCAAATGGGGATGGGTCGAATGCCTTCTACCAGCCGGATGGTTAAGCGGCGATTACTTCGAGCGCAGACGCAAACAGTCCGCGACCGTCGGAACCGCCGTGGGCTGCTTCGATCAGGTTTTCCGGATGCGGCATCATGCCGAGCACGTTACCTTCAGCGTTCATGACGCCGGCGATATCGTTCATCGAACCGTTCGGGTTGGTGCCTTCAGCATAACGAAACACCACCTGGCCATTGCCTTCGATCGTCTTCAACGTCTCGGCATCGGCGAAGTAGTTGCCGTCGTGGTGGGCGACCGGCGAACGGATGATCTGGCCCTTGGAGTAGGCACGGGTGAAGTCGGTATCGGCGTTGACAACTTCGAGCTTGATCTCGCGGCAGACGAATTTCAGCGAGGCATTGCGCATCAGCGCGCCGGGCAGGAGCCCCGCCTCGACGAGGATCTGGAAGCCGTTGCAGACGCCGAGAACCTTGACGCCCTTTTCCGCCTTGGCCTTGATCGCCTGCATGACCGGCATGCGCGCAGCGATCGCGCCGCAGCGTAGGTAATCGCCATAGGAGAAGCCGCCGGGAATGACGATCAGATCGACATCCGGAATATCGGTTTCGGTCTGCCAGACGGTGACAGGCGCCTTGCCGGAGATCTTGGTGAGGGCCGCGATCATGTCGCGGTCGCGGTTGAGGCCCGGAAGCTGGACGACGGCTGACTTCATATCTCTGTCTCCGATACGGCAAGATCAATCTTGATGCCGCACTCCGGCGAGCCAGGCATCTGCTGCGACGATGGCAGCGGCGTTTCCCATGGGACCAGCGGCTGCTCCGGCATTTCGTAACGTCTGGTTCCGCGCCCAAAGGCGCGGAACGCCCCTTTTCCTGTAGGATCAGGCGAAGGAGATGCTGTAGTTCTCGATCACAGTGTTGGCGAGCAGCTTTTCGCACATGGCCTTGAGGTCTTCCTCGGCCTTGGCCTTGTCTGCGGATTCGATCTGCAGGTCGAAGACCTTGCCCTGGCGAACCTGGCCGATGCCGTCGAAGCCGAGCGCACCGAGCGCGCCTTCGATTGCCTTGCCCTGCGGATCGAGAACGCCGTTCTTCAGCGTCACGGTTACACGTGCCTTGATCACTTTGATTTTCCCCGAAGTTACTTCACGAGAACCGGACCGGTGCCGCGCACGGGTTCGTTCTCATTCATGATGCCGAGACGGCGGGCGACTTCCTGATAGGCCTCGACGAGGCCGCCGAGGTCGCGGCGGAAACGGTCCTTGTCGAGCTTCTCGCGGGTCTCGATGTCCCAGAGACGGCAGCTGTCCGGCGAGATCTCGTCAGCAAGCACGATGCGCATCATGTCGCCTTCGAACAGGCGGCCGCACTCGATCTTGAAATCGACGAGCTGGATGCCGACGCCGAGGAACAGGCCCGTGAGGAAGTCGTTGATGCGGATGGCGAGCGCCATGACGTCGTCGAGTTCCTGCGGGCTTGCCCAGCCGAACGCGGTGATGTGCTCTTCGGAGACCATCGGGTCTTCGAGCGCATCGGCCTTGTAGTAGAACTCGATGATCGAGCGGGGGAGGACCGTGCCTTCCTCGATGCCCAGACGCTTGGCCAGCGAGCCGGCGGCGACGTTGCGCACGACGATCTCAAGCGGGATGATCTCGACTTCCTTGATCAACTGCTCGCGCATGTTGAGGCGGCGGATGAAGTGCGTGGGGATGCCGATCTTGTTGAGGTGCGTGAAGATGTACTCGGAAATCCGGTTGTTCAGCACACCCTTGCCGTCAATGACGTCGTGCTTTTTCTTGTTGAAGGCGGTCGCGTCGTCCTTGAAGAACTGGATGAGCGTGCCCGGCTCTGGACCCTCATAGAGGATCTTGGCCTTGCCCTCGTAGATACGGCGGCGACGATTCATGGATTTTGTCTCTGTAGTTGTTGGCGCTCTCGGGACGCGCGTGGAACATCTCTCGGGGTCCATAGCCGAAAAGAACCGATTTCACAATCGGCGTATCTGCCCGTTCCCCTGATTTGCATGGGGCGCCGCGCGCCTTCTCAAAGTGCGCCAA
The nucleotide sequence above comes from Ensifer sp. PDNC004. Encoded proteins:
- the purL gene encoding phosphoribosylformylglycinamidine synthase subunit PurL → MTISNTRPITPDLIASHGLKPDEYERILGLIGREPTFTELGIFSAMWNEHCSYKSSKKWLRTLPTKGPRVIQGPGENAGVVDIDDGDCVVFKMESHNHPSYIEPYQGAATGVGGILRDVFTMGARPVAAMNALRFGSPDHPKTRHLVSGVVAGVGGYGNSFGVPTVGGEVEFDARYNGNILVNAFAAGLAKSDAIFYSKAEGVGLPVVYLGAKTGRDGVGGATMASAEFDESIEEKRPTVQVGDPFTEKCLLEACLELMTTGAVIAIQDMGAAGLTCSAVEMGAKGDLGIELDLDTVPVREERMTAYEMMLSESQERMLMVLEPAKEEVAKAIFVKWGLDFAIVGKTTDDLRFRILHQGEEVANLPIKELGDEAPEYDRPWTPAKSAAPLASNDIPQADVADALVKLVGSANNSSRRWVYEQYDTLIQGNSLQLPGGDAGVVRVEGHASKALAFSSDVTPRYVEADPYEGGKQAVAECWRNLTATGSLPLAATDNLNFGNPERPEIMSQLVHAIKGIGEACTALDFPIVSGNVSLYNETNGQAILPTPTIGGVGLIKDWSKMARIRFAAEGETILVAGAPAALGSHIAQSVYMRDVHGRTDGPAPHVDLAHERKVGDFVRGLIVDGLVTAVHDCSSGGLALAVAEMAMASGIGASVDAVAGHDPIATFYGEDQGRYVVTVAAGALDAVAARAKAAGVSLPVIGKTGGDAVKLGDAKAVSVADLRAAHEGWFPDFMQGDVAPEN
- a CDS encoding acyloxyacyl hydrolase, with the translated sequence MPLPFRPVSSRLIAPLLFVTTTSVIAAPALAQDGVFDEMRFGVTTSIASGGKQEDGVFPSFTLYFDPFNADGAADFGEKLLRPRVYTGAAVATASNGVNQAYAGLSWTFDMTQRLFVEFGAGGTVHDGDLDDPNGSGPQLGCRFLFREYAAAGVRLDEHWNVSATVEHASHANLCDGPNNGLTRAGLALGYKF
- a CDS encoding PLP-dependent aminotransferase family protein — its product is MTNWLPDIQQGHGPLYARIADQIEQAIGNGALPVGAKLPPQRNLAYDIGVTIGTIGRAYNIVRERGLVSGEVGRGTYVLDHPESRPPEQSDPLTTSLAGTRPLVAPVGKLRFDSTAAPDIGQGTVLSEVLGEISHEHHADIASYARNFPDHWFEAGCQWLARGGFRPKPENIVPTLGAHAAVVAVIAAVTAPGDRIAFETLTYSQVSRSAGLIGRRTTLVESDAFGMIPDDFERVCAQQHPKLAFLMPSAQNPTVAVMPLARRQAIADIARKYGVWLVEDDLYGAMTGDQTPLLAELAPERTFLVGGLSKSVAAGVRGGWVACPPHFGQRIRIAHKMVSGGLPFILAELCARLVLSGSAAALRSQGIEEVRAREAMAREVFEGIEFASHPCIPFLWMKLPDPWLSGTFKQAALQEGVLVDDEDEFKAGRTDRVFHRIRIGFSSPPQRAEVRAGFQTLKRLLDSGRAGYDSFE
- a CDS encoding DUF1127 domain-containing protein; translation: MSTIDTICLSRSEAKSAGCTGALLGGDYSEERESLLKRLWRLYCTLAAKRRGRLALGELSEWQLKDIGVCEKDARQESSVPFWR
- the purQ gene encoding phosphoribosylformylglycinamidine synthase subunit PurQ — encoded protein: MKSAVVQLPGLNRDRDMIAALTKISGKAPVTVWQTETDIPDVDLIVIPGGFSYGDYLRCGAIAARMPVMQAIKAKAEKGVKVLGVCNGFQILVEAGLLPGALMRNASLKFVCREIKLEVVNADTDFTRAYSKGQIIRSPVAHHDGNYFADAETLKTIEGNGQVVFRYAEGTNPNGSMNDIAGVMNAEGNVLGMMPHPENLIEAAHGGSDGRGLFASALEVIAA
- the purS gene encoding phosphoribosylformylglycinamidine synthase subunit PurS, with the translated sequence MIKARVTVTLKNGVLDPQGKAIEGALGALGFDGIGQVRQGKVFDLQIESADKAKAEEDLKAMCEKLLANTVIENYSISFA
- the purC gene encoding phosphoribosylaminoimidazolesuccinocarboxamide synthase is translated as MNRRRRIYEGKAKILYEGPEPGTLIQFFKDDATAFNKKKHDVIDGKGVLNNRISEYIFTHLNKIGIPTHFIRRLNMREQLIKEVEIIPLEIVVRNVAAGSLAKRLGIEEGTVLPRSIIEFYYKADALEDPMVSEEHITAFGWASPQELDDVMALAIRINDFLTGLFLGVGIQLVDFKIECGRLFEGDMMRIVLADEISPDSCRLWDIETREKLDKDRFRRDLGGLVEAYQEVARRLGIMNENEPVRGTGPVLVK